In the genome of Pseudomonas protegens, one region contains:
- the antA gene encoding anthranilate 1,2-dioxygenase large subunit, translating into MSGARSVEQWQDFIHGCLDFRPADGVFRIAREMFTEPELFDLEMELIFEKNWIYACHESELPNNHDFITMRAGRQPMIITRDGEGRLNALINACQHRGTTLTRVGKGNQSTFTCPFHAWCYKSDGRLVKVKAPGEYDEGFDKATRGLKKARIDSYKGFVFISLDVAADNSLEDFLGDARIFFDMMVAQSPNGELEVLPGKSAYTYDGNWKLQNENGLDGYHVSTVHYNYVATVQHRQQVNRDNGTGSSATLDYSKLGAGDASTDDGWFAFENGHSVLFSEMPNPAVRSGYASIMPRLVQEHGQAKAEWMMHRLRNLNIYPSLFFLDQISSQLRIIRPIAWNKTEIISQCIGVKGESDADRENRIRQFEDFFNVSGMGTPDDLVEFREAQRGFQGRLERWSDVSRGHHRWATGPTANSENLGIQPAMTGTEITHEGLYVNQHRNWQKFLLDGLQRQSLKLREV; encoded by the coding sequence ATGAGTGGTGCAAGAAGCGTCGAGCAGTGGCAAGACTTCATCCACGGCTGCCTGGATTTCCGCCCCGCGGACGGGGTGTTCCGGATCGCCCGGGAGATGTTCACCGAACCCGAGCTGTTCGATCTGGAGATGGAACTGATCTTCGAGAAGAACTGGATCTACGCCTGTCACGAAAGCGAACTGCCCAACAACCACGACTTCATCACTATGCGCGCCGGGCGCCAGCCGATGATCATCACCCGCGACGGCGAGGGCCGGCTCAATGCCCTGATCAACGCCTGCCAGCACCGCGGCACCACCCTGACCCGGGTCGGCAAGGGCAACCAGTCGACCTTCACCTGCCCGTTCCACGCCTGGTGCTACAAGAGCGACGGGCGCCTGGTGAAGGTCAAGGCGCCGGGGGAATACGACGAAGGCTTCGACAAGGCCACCCGCGGCCTTAAAAAGGCCCGCATCGACAGCTACAAGGGCTTTGTCTTCATCAGCCTGGACGTGGCCGCCGACAACAGCCTGGAAGACTTCCTCGGCGATGCGCGGATTTTCTTCGACATGATGGTCGCCCAGTCGCCCAACGGTGAGCTGGAGGTGCTGCCGGGCAAGTCCGCCTACACCTACGACGGCAACTGGAAGCTGCAGAACGAGAACGGCCTGGACGGTTATCACGTCAGCACCGTGCACTACAACTACGTGGCCACGGTGCAGCACCGCCAGCAGGTCAACCGTGACAACGGCACCGGCAGCAGCGCCACCCTGGACTACAGCAAGCTCGGCGCCGGCGACGCCAGCACCGACGACGGCTGGTTCGCCTTCGAGAACGGCCACAGCGTGCTGTTCAGCGAGATGCCCAACCCGGCGGTGCGTTCCGGCTACGCCAGCATCATGCCGCGCCTGGTACAGGAGCACGGCCAGGCCAAGGCCGAGTGGATGATGCACCGCCTGCGCAACCTGAACATCTACCCCAGCCTGTTCTTCCTCGACCAGATCAGCTCCCAGCTGCGGATCATCCGCCCCATCGCCTGGAACAAGACCGAGATCATCAGCCAGTGCATCGGGGTCAAGGGCGAGAGCGACGCCGACCGGGAAAACCGCATCCGCCAGTTCGAGGATTTCTTCAACGTCTCGGGCATGGGCACGCCGGACGACCTGGTGGAGTTCCGCGAGGCCCAGCGCGGCTTCCAAGGGCGCCTGGAGCGCTGGAGCGATGTCTCGCGCGGCCATCACCGCTGGGCCACCGGCCCCACCGCCAACAGCGAGAACCTGGGCATCCAGCCGGCCATGACCGGCACCGAGATCACCCACGAGGGGCTGTACGTCAACCAGCACCGCAACTGGCAGAAATTCCTCCTCGACGGCCTGCAGCGCCAGTCCCTGAAACTGCGTGAGGTATGA
- the antB gene encoding anthranilate 1,2-dioxygenase small subunit, protein MNAQLQYQIEQFFYRKCELCDGQDWDAYLQLFAVDSEFHLPQWDSEHVYTRDPKREMSLIYYANRSGLEDRVFRLRTGKAASTIPMPRTLHMVSNLRIAEGDNGLLQVRLNWHTLFYRLATSEDFYGHATYDLKPHGDSWLIQRKHVLLLNDTINSVLDFYHL, encoded by the coding sequence ATGAATGCGCAATTGCAGTACCAGATCGAGCAATTCTTCTATCGCAAGTGCGAACTCTGCGACGGCCAGGACTGGGACGCCTACCTGCAGCTGTTCGCCGTGGACAGCGAGTTCCACCTGCCGCAATGGGACTCGGAACACGTCTACACCCGGGACCCGAAACGCGAGATGTCGCTGATCTACTACGCCAACCGTTCGGGGCTGGAAGACCGGGTGTTCCGCCTGCGCACCGGCAAGGCGGCCTCGACCATTCCCATGCCGCGCACCCTGCACATGGTCAGCAACCTGCGCATCGCCGAGGGCGACAACGGGCTGCTGCAGGTGCGCCTGAACTGGCACACGCTGTTCTACCGCCTGGCCACCTCCGAGGACTTCTACGGTCACGCCACCTACGACCTCAAGCCCCATGGCGACAGTTGGCTGATCCAGCGCAAGCACGTGCTGCTGCTCAACGACACGATCAACTCGGTGCTCGACTTCTACCACCTCTGA